The window GAGCTCAAGGCCCCTCTGGTAGAACAGGTGGAGAATCTGTCCTCTGCCGAGCTAATGGCAGGCGATAGGGAGCTGGCCCGCCTGGCGGTTGCGAGGAGGCTCGCCGAGCTCTACGGCGAAAAGTTCAGAGATTGGGCTGGGGACTTCTGCCCTATATGCGGCAGAACGCCCGTGCTGTTCCTGGTCAAGAGGGAGCAGGGGCCGTTTTTCGAGACCGCGGCCAAGCTCGCCAAGTGCGTCTGCGGCTTCTCCTGGCGGTATGCGTGGTGGCGTTGCCCCAACTGCGGGGCCGAGGGCCGGGAAAACTTCGACGTGTTGGTCAAGGAGGGGCTCGACGGCGTATTCTTCTACAGATGTAGGAAATGCGGCTATGTCCACGTCGAGGCCTCCGGCGAGCCGGACGAGGTGGCCCAGTACGGCTTGAGGATCCTGGCTAGGTATGTGGCGGGACGTTGAGGGGATCAAGATAGCTGTCGATAGGCTCTTCGAGATATACGTCAACGGAAGGCCGGCGGCCACCTTGGTCGCGTCCCCCGTAGATCTGGACGACCTCGCTCTGGGCTTTCTCTACGCCGAGGGCTATATCGACTCGCCGGAAGACGTCGTCGAGATAGCCGTGAGGGGCAACGCGATATATGCGGAGATCCGCAGGCCGGCCGGCGCCTTTAAGCAACTGGAGGAGTGCGGCGGCGCTGTTGCTG of the Thermoproteus uzoniensis 768-20 genome contains:
- the fdhE gene encoding formate dehydrogenase accessory protein FdhE — translated: MSREAVLEAVCGGEAECREELMNAPREVESFLGSFSTFTPVVRELKAPLVEQVENLSSAELMAGDRELARLAVARRLAELYGEKFRDWAGDFCPICGRTPVLFLVKREQGPFFETAAKLAKCVCGFSWRYAWWRCPNCGAEGRENFDVLVKEGLDGVFFYRCRKCGYVHVEASGEPDEVAQYGLRILARYVAGR